From a region of the Nonlabens dokdonensis DSW-6 genome:
- a CDS encoding tetratricopeptide repeat protein, with protein sequence MSKMMKKSFLLVLMVLGSYAFAKAQQEPTTNQEYENAIAKAQEYAEEGNFNLAEAAYKKAKAVNPKSTDASYNLGNLYYENTKKYNASNNYIAAAEAATTKQEKHRIYHNQGNLLLENKEYKKAVEAYKNALRNDPTDEETRYNLALAKKEEEKQGGGGGGGGDDKDKKDDSKSEDEENKEGEQDEKSDGKDKGKDNEKEGDDKKGDGEGDKDKDGKPQDGKDGKGDPKEQDQKAPQQRVEGKMTPQQISQILEAMNNEEQKIRDKVNAKKAKGAAKKSEKDW encoded by the coding sequence ATGAGTAAGATGATGAAGAAAAGTTTTTTATTAGTACTGATGGTATTGGGAAGTTACGCTTTCGCGAAAGCGCAACAAGAACCAACTACAAATCAAGAATACGAGAACGCCATTGCAAAGGCTCAAGAATATGCTGAGGAAGGAAATTTTAATCTTGCTGAGGCAGCTTACAAAAAAGCAAAAGCTGTAAATCCTAAAAGTACAGATGCTTCCTATAATCTTGGAAACTTGTATTATGAGAACACAAAAAAGTACAACGCCTCAAATAATTACATCGCAGCAGCAGAAGCTGCAACAACTAAGCAAGAAAAACATAGAATCTATCACAACCAAGGCAACTTATTACTTGAAAATAAAGAATATAAAAAAGCAGTAGAAGCTTATAAAAATGCCTTGAGAAACGACCCTACTGACGAAGAAACTCGTTACAATCTAGCCCTAGCTAAAAAAGAAGAAGAAAAACAAGGCGGTGGCGGTGGTGGTGGCGGCGATGATAAAGACAAGAAAGACGACAGCAAGAGCGAGGACGAAGAGAATAAGGAAGGTGAACAAGATGAGAAGTCCGACGGCAAGGACAAAGGTAAAGACAACGAGAAAGAAGGTGATGATAAGAAAGGTGACGGAGAAGGCGATAAAGATAAAGACGGAAAGCCACAAGATGGAAAGGACGGCAAAGGCGATCCTAAAGAACAAGACCAAAAAGCACCTCAACAACGCGTAGAAGGTAAAATGACACCGCAACAAATCAGTCAGATTCTTGAAGCTATGAATAATGAAGAGCAAAAGATAAGAGACAAAGTAAATGCTAAAAAGGCAAAAGGTGCTGCCAAAAAATCTGAAAAAGACTGGTAA
- a CDS encoding BatD family protein — protein MKQLIYIFFFLISSLGVAQVSFTATSNKNRIDVKDTLRLEFKINQYGHDFKPPNLEKFQIINGPNKLFSQKWINGEEKVGFTYEYYVKPISKGRIVIESATIKYLEEIYETKSIKIRVSDVTDLYPTDFASRLETIKLVADVTSTNVYLNEPIVLEYKMYIHDSLSIYKDNIISEPKFPDFIVEKLTFDKKIKDDTCNEKKCRSLIIGRVVIYPKKEGELIIEPLKFDLGINFKLTKIDSLKMSEYGYVQKIVSSDSITIVVNSIPVNGKPDGFYNAIGNFNLESEISKSTVGLNDEFVVNIKLKGTGNLNQILLPELPIPSGLKLIRKESNNEVMKNHIFDKYIISSSIKGEFEIPSIKFSYFDPVQKKYFNLATEKKVILVD, from the coding sequence ATGAAACAACTTATTTACATTTTCTTTTTTCTAATAAGCAGTTTAGGAGTTGCTCAAGTGAGCTTCACTGCCACTTCGAACAAAAACAGAATTGACGTTAAAGACACTTTGCGATTGGAATTTAAAATTAATCAATATGGCCACGATTTTAAACCTCCAAATCTTGAAAAGTTTCAAATAATAAATGGTCCTAATAAATTATTTTCACAAAAATGGATAAATGGTGAAGAGAAAGTAGGTTTTACATATGAATACTACGTTAAGCCTATTTCAAAAGGAAGAATCGTAATTGAAAGTGCAACAATTAAGTATCTTGAAGAAATATATGAAACTAAAAGTATTAAAATTAGAGTTTCAGACGTAACAGATCTTTACCCTACTGATTTTGCTAGCAGGCTAGAAACTATTAAACTAGTCGCCGATGTTACTAGTACAAACGTTTACCTTAATGAACCTATTGTTTTAGAGTATAAAATGTACATACATGATAGTTTAAGTATTTATAAAGATAACATAATTAGTGAGCCGAAGTTTCCTGATTTTATTGTGGAGAAACTTACTTTTGACAAGAAAATTAAAGATGATACATGCAATGAAAAAAAATGTAGAAGTTTAATTATTGGTAGAGTTGTGATATATCCCAAAAAAGAAGGAGAATTAATAATCGAGCCATTAAAATTTGATCTTGGCATAAATTTTAAATTGACAAAAATTGATTCTTTAAAAATGTCGGAATATGGTTATGTTCAAAAAATTGTGTCATCTGATTCGATTACCATTGTTGTTAATTCAATTCCAGTAAATGGTAAACCAGATGGATTTTATAACGCTATAGGTAATTTTAATCTAGAGTCGGAGATAAGCAAATCAACAGTTGGCTTAAATGATGAATTTGTAGTTAACATTAAATTAAAAGGCACAGGAAATTTAAACCAAATATTATTGCCAGAGTTACCTATACCGAGTGGTTTAAAATTGATCCGTAAAGAAAGTAATAATGAAGTTATGAAAAATCACATTTTTGATAAGTATATCATTAGTTCCAGTATAAAAGGTGAGTTTGAAATACCTTCTATCAAATTTTCATATTTTGATCCAGTACAAAAGAAATATTTTAATCTAGCTACTGAAAAAAAAGTAATTTTAGTTGATTGA
- a CDS encoding BatD family protein — MKGFIFFCLLIISSWNAIAQVDFTATASRTRIAVNERLRIEFKMNVDGDNFTPPNFVGFQVVAGPSQAVSQNWVNGQSSMTKSYTYILKPTKTGKVTIAQAVMTYDGNEYKTIPQVINVTGAVEQPKDVDDNSIRVDDSIHLVAEVSNSNPYLNEAIRVVYKIYVANQTGVTGWNELDSPKYRDFWSQNIDNRNQQVKNGTYNGEPYRYLVLREAILYPQKTGKLEIEPLTLDVQVQIPTNKRDFFGRPYMTTTSKTVSAGKREIVVKNLPAVGRPASFTGAVGDFDFKVETDRAQLDAGESLTASITASGSGNLKLMELPKLKAPQSLEVYNPERNNKVSTNINGMRGSITDSYTIVPQFGGKYVIPPVEFSYFDPKKEQYVTKNSGEMLLMVEGDAPTTANATTTTSTNNGDRNIIQNNAQFAFIKTSTQLIDQEKTYFFNSTTYWSILGGSFLLLPLVLLFRKQQEKRSADVIGNRVRTANKLSKKYLSTAKKNIGNHELFYVSLEKSLHNYLRSKLRIQTADMSKDKVELLLAERGAQDETRKDFVELLASCEFARYTPSSNATMKEDYEKAGRVLNDIDKQLKK, encoded by the coding sequence ATGAAAGGTTTTATCTTTTTTTGCTTATTAATTATATCAAGTTGGAATGCAATCGCTCAAGTGGACTTTACCGCTACTGCGAGTCGTACTAGAATTGCGGTAAATGAAAGACTACGTATAGAGTTTAAAATGAATGTTGATGGCGATAATTTCACGCCTCCTAACTTTGTAGGTTTTCAAGTGGTTGCTGGACCTAGTCAGGCTGTTTCTCAAAATTGGGTTAATGGTCAGAGCAGCATGACTAAATCATACACCTATATTCTTAAACCTACTAAAACTGGTAAAGTTACTATTGCACAAGCGGTCATGACCTATGATGGTAATGAATACAAAACAATACCGCAAGTCATTAATGTAACTGGCGCCGTAGAACAACCTAAAGATGTAGATGATAACTCCATAAGAGTAGATGATAGTATTCATCTAGTGGCAGAAGTATCAAATTCTAATCCTTATTTAAATGAGGCAATAAGAGTTGTCTATAAAATATATGTGGCAAATCAAACAGGTGTTACTGGCTGGAACGAGCTGGATAGTCCTAAATATCGAGACTTCTGGTCTCAAAATATTGATAATAGAAATCAGCAAGTAAAAAACGGAACTTACAATGGTGAGCCTTACCGTTATCTGGTTTTGAGAGAAGCAATACTATATCCGCAGAAGACTGGTAAATTAGAAATTGAGCCGTTAACGCTGGATGTGCAAGTTCAAATTCCTACTAATAAAAGAGACTTTTTTGGTAGGCCTTACATGACTACTACGAGCAAAACGGTAAGCGCAGGAAAACGAGAAATAGTCGTAAAGAATTTACCAGCTGTAGGAAGACCAGCAAGTTTTACAGGAGCTGTAGGCGATTTTGATTTTAAAGTAGAAACTGATCGTGCACAATTAGATGCTGGTGAAAGCTTAACGGCCAGCATAACAGCATCAGGATCTGGGAATTTAAAACTTATGGAATTACCTAAACTTAAAGCACCTCAAAGCCTAGAAGTTTATAATCCAGAACGCAACAATAAGGTAAGCACAAACATCAACGGAATGAGAGGTAGTATTACAGATAGTTATACTATAGTGCCACAATTTGGCGGTAAGTATGTCATTCCTCCAGTAGAATTCTCCTATTTTGATCCTAAGAAAGAACAATACGTCACAAAAAACAGTGGTGAAATGTTACTCATGGTAGAAGGTGACGCACCTACAACTGCAAATGCTACTACTACCACTAGCACAAACAATGGAGATAGAAACATCATCCAGAACAATGCACAATTTGCATTTATAAAAACGAGCACCCAATTAATTGATCAAGAAAAAACCTATTTCTTTAACTCCACAACCTATTGGTCCATCCTCGGCGGATCATTTTTATTGTTACCACTAGTATTGCTCTTTAGAAAGCAACAAGAAAAACGCAGTGCAGACGTGATAGGAAATCGTGTAAGAACCGCAAACAAACTAAGTAAAAAATACCTCAGCACAGCAAAGAAAAATATAGGAAATCACGAGCTGTTTTATGTTTCTCTAGAAAAGTCTTTGCACAATTACTTAAGATCAAAACTTCGTATTCAAACGGCAGACATGTCTAAAGATAAAGTAGAACTCCTATTAGCTGAGCGCGGCGCGCAAGATGAAACTAGAAAAGATTTTGTGGAACTGCTTGCGAGTTGTGAATTTGCTCGTTATACACCATCTTCTAACGCGACAATGAAAGAAGATTATGAAAAAGCTGGACGAGTGCTTAACGATATAGATAAACAATTAAAGAAGTAA
- a CDS encoding tetratricopeptide repeat protein — protein sequence MKKVFTILIVLFVYLSNAQESFEAAAFAKANQAYTSENYDLAIAGYEQILKTGKHSAEVYFNLGNAYYKINAIGPAIYNFEKALQLDPENTDVLNNLKFANQMKIDAIEDNEVANLESNLLDIIQNLSVDEWAYFSILIVLFTILMGILYFYAQTAGKKRLFFILSILGVLMAITSITAAFYAKNSMNDQQYAIIFTEEFTTKEEPKETATSSFTLHEGTKVEVMEEFNSWALIQLTNGNKAWIPLDKIKKL from the coding sequence ATGAAGAAGGTATTTACCATATTAATTGTACTCTTTGTTTATTTAAGTAACGCACAAGAGTCTTTTGAGGCAGCCGCTTTCGCGAAAGCGAATCAAGCATACACATCAGAAAATTATGATCTAGCCATTGCAGGATACGAGCAAATTCTTAAAACGGGAAAACACAGTGCAGAGGTTTATTTCAATTTAGGAAACGCCTATTACAAAATCAACGCGATAGGTCCTGCTATCTATAACTTTGAAAAAGCCCTGCAATTAGATCCTGAGAATACTGATGTACTCAATAATCTCAAATTTGCAAACCAAATGAAAATTGACGCCATCGAGGATAATGAAGTAGCAAATCTGGAGTCTAACTTACTCGATATTATTCAAAACTTAAGCGTTGATGAGTGGGCTTATTTTAGCATTCTCATTGTTTTATTTACTATTCTAATGGGAATTCTATATTTCTATGCGCAAACTGCTGGAAAGAAACGCTTGTTTTTTATACTTAGTATTTTAGGTGTTTTAATGGCTATTACAAGCATTACTGCTGCTTTTTATGCTAAAAATAGTATGAACGATCAGCAATATGCTATCATTTTTACAGAAGAGTTCACGACAAAGGAAGAACCCAAAGAAACTGCTACGTCTAGTTTTACGCTTCATGAAGGTACCAAAGTTGAGGTCATGGAAGAATTTAATAGTTGGGCACTTATCCAACTTACTAACGGTAATAAGGCCTGGATTCCTTTAGATAAGATTAAAAAGTTATAG